The sequence AAGACTCTGTTAGTGGTCAAGTTTAAACAACGATAACCTTGATGATCTAATGCGTAGCCTAGAAAGACACACTTAACATATCATAAGAAGTTTATTAGTATTGTAAGGCTGAAGAAATGGAAAACATGCACACCCAAAATTTTTAAGCAAAGCAAAGATAGGTTCTTtatgaaaaggaatttgatatGGAGACTGAAGAACCAAAACTTTATAAGGAAGAAGATTAATTAAATACACATCAGTATGCATGGCCTCAGCCCAATAGACAAGAGGCATGAAAGCATGGGCCAACAAGGTAAGCCCAATGTCAACAATATGACGATGTTTCTGTTTTGCCAAACCATTTTGTTCAGGGTGATAGGGACAAGAAATGCGATGGTGAATACCATGAGTAactaaaaatttatgaaaaatacgACATTCAAGAATACTATTTGTGTTGGGTTTACCTTAAATGTTGTCATGTCAAAAATGGAGATCATCCCTCTTGTTGGTGATATGAGATATGAATCATTCTTGGACAAATCAAAGCAGGACAGAGTCTTCAGGGTTGGTGCTGGGAAGGTCATTGTTCATCAGCTCTAAGCGACTCCTTGGTTTCCATAAATTAGGGTGAACCTTGGGAGTTGCATGCGTTCAGTCAATATCATCAAAATCATATGACCAACTGTCgctttgttttcaattcgAAAGGAAAAAGTGGAGAAATCTAATAGGAAGGAATTATAAAGCATGTCATTCTTTACCACTCCACTAGAATTAAGGTCCTGTGGACATTTCCAGAGAAAATGAATGCCATTTGATGCTAACACCAAAATGGCATCACCTCCATTTGTGTAGACCAGCCTTGATATAATGAGAAGCTACCAAAACATTTTAATGGAAAAATCTGAAACTTAATATTAGATATTCCCATGCTTATGTGCTCCCAGTGCATAGGCAGAGAAAAACTATAAATCAGTCTCAGAATTGAGAGACCTCATattgaattatttatttttctttttctgaaagGTAGAGTGCCTTTAGACACAATTgcaaatatgaaacttaaatatagtatagccgcgcggctatactgttgattataataataatcctATTTTTCGAAAATTTGAATGgcgttttttaaattaaacaatacaaaaaacgaGTAAAGCCGATCagctatattattttaaaaaagaaatacctAAGCATAGCCgggcagctatactatttataaataaaaaaggaacgTGTGAAAACACGTATAGCCGAGTGGCTAtactaaattttaaaaaaataccccAGTAAAGCTGAGCGGCTATgctattttgaaaaatatgcgAGGTTATTGCCGATCgcctatactatttatagggccaaaaaaaaagtgggaTCCGTCAAGTGATTAGgtgcccacgtgtcaaaacacgtatagccacacggctatacttGCAGTGTggctattttttaaaaactatagccgcacggctatactattttaaaaaaaaggaaataccGTAGTATGgcctattttttgtttttttgttttgggtaaCAACCATAGCCTAATTTGCCATTATCAAGTGATgctcttattttattttttaacaggAACGTGATTCTTTATCAGCAGTTATGAACTTAGGGAACGCACCCGTGGCTTTTTTAACAGATTATGCTattcttcttttataaatagtatagccatcCTTGGGCTGTTGATCTCGTAAACCTTGGGGCAGATACAGTATTGCTTCTCTTCATATGCTGGATGTAGTTCATTTTGATTGCAACACCAGGAGGCATTGGGCCAAAGATCTTCATATCAGGGTCTTTGTCCTTCCAGTGCTCTAGCAGAATTTGATGTAAATAGCCATGCACATTTCCAGCATAAAAGGCAAGAATCTCCCTCTGAGAAGGCGGTTTGCCTCCAAGATCTCTAGGAGGATTTCTTGCAGAACGAATATCTGTTTCCGGAAGAGACACATCCCTTCCTATTTTAAAGTCGCCAGTTATATTCAGCATTGCAGAGGGCTTTGATGCATGCAACGTTCCGTATGGTGCCTTGTTTCATATGGAGCCTATAAAAGCCAACCTTTCATATTAAGAATACATGCACACAGaaagacacacacacacacatctTCCGCTCGGCTATACCCATTGAAAAGCATAATCTGaatctcttttttaattacttctAGTAGTCCCAGTGATTGCATCCCACACCTGCAGAATATTGAAAAATCATAACTGACATTAAACTTGAACTTGCACAATCACTTTAGAATTAGTTAAGTCATAGATCAAACCACAATGACCCTATTCTGCCCACACGTGACAACACGCATGAGCCTCGATCTGAAAACATGAGGACAACCACAGCAATACTTAAAGTCAATTTACCCTAATAGGAGTATATGTGCACGATGTGCTTAGAGTATGATACACCTGCAGCAGAAAACTGATTGATCATAACCAGCTTAGGATTCATTTCCTATTTCTTGATAATACTTTCCTGTGATTAACTAGCAGGTGTCTAGTTCACAatataagaacaaaattaaatagacACTAGTTACTGGCCAAAGGTGATGAGTGTCTTGAGGAACTTGGTAAAACAAGTTCAGGGTCATGAGAGGGAAAAGTGAGGATGGTCTATGTGGGTTGCGACGGTAAACTTGGAGAGAACTAGGTGGGTTGCGACGGTAAACTTGGAGACCCACATGACACAAAGATATTAGTGCCTACAACAACACAATTGGTGGTGCTTCCAAGGTAGCGTCAGTGGAAAATTGGGGGTTCGGGCAAAGTCACCCATTCGTCATTTTTGGGGTCTAACATCTCAAACGCAGGAGCGAAGTGTACGCCACAGAGAACATATAATTTGGAGTCATGCTCCACCATGAGGGGGTAAGTCTTCCCTTGTTGAAGGGGACAGTGACGTATCATAGGTGGTGAATTCATAATGCAGTCCGCAGTGTCAAACACATAAACATCTCTACAAGGATATGGTGTGAAATTCCCACCTCCATTGAATTCCGGTTCAAGGCCGCCTGCCAAAACGATGTTGGAGCCGCAGACACCAAAACCCATACATACGGGAAGACGCTGATTTGTTTTACCCACTATACTGGATTCTCCCAATGGAAGTATATAGCAATTTTTCTCCAAATCAAAGGCGTGAATAAAGTAAGAAACAGAGGTGCCAGGAGAATACTCGCCGAAACATAAATAAAGGACTTTCTTCGGCTTATGCGACGACAGACCAGGGCGATCCTTCAGCTCCTCCATAAATAAAGGAATTTCTGGAAAGGTTCACTAGTTGAAACTGATGAGGATTCTATATCTTTCGATAAATGTCAAACAAAGAAGAGTAAATTTTCAGATAGATATCTGAAATACGTAAGGAgttatttataaataagtacaaagatgtgttaaccctaaatacaataagaaataaatctcaattataatatgactaaataaagaggtaagtaaccaaaatcctaatacagtaaggaaccaaaatcctaactaaatAAGGACTCACCAACAATAAATATAACATTAAATTGATAATTGTGTTTATATAAtcaatagtctaaactattATAAAATGGTTCATGAATATCTAGAACCAGTCCAATGCTCTATCATGTAAACCCTTTTCACAGCCTATTTAGCTTGAAGATTGATATACTGATATCTTAGATCGATCACAACCAAACTAGGgtttataattttgatttctttttcttgtttaaaattttgtttgtgCCTTGTGcctctgtgttttttttttttttttttttttggggcgcGGGGGGTGGGGGGGCGTTATTCATATATGTGTACTGCCattagttatgaatttagattaattaattgtAATTCTTGGACCAGTTATAATGATTACACTAAAATGCACAATCCCTAAATGTACAGACCCCGGATCCATCCTAGCATGTGTGGTCAATCAAAATTTAATGCTTGCTTGTAATATCTCTTTCATCTAGCACCAAATGTTTTGTGGTAACCAACTTAGCGAGGAACTCTCAAAGATTCAAAAAGCAAGTTTGAGGacacatttttgtttttgacgTGCTAGACTGGAACGTGTTGCTTTCGATAGATCCCAACTTGAACGAAAGAGGCTTATAATTTAGCTACAAGATACAACTTTTGCAAGAGGACAAATACTCTTAAAATGTATGATTCGATAACTCTTGTGTCAAAGAAATGGGATTTTCTTTGGTTTCCTTTATATGTGTAATTTGGAACCAAAAGGTGTGGCGCGGTTGACTAACTACCATCTCCAGTTGGGAAGCTACCTGGTGCTTCAATGTCAGGGGTTCGAAATCCGTTGGAAGCACGTTATGACCAAAGGCAAGCCGAAACCCGAGCGGGAATTAATCCCACCCTTCGAATGTGGGGACACCTCGTGATATttacccaaaataaaaataaaactcgTCTTGATTTGTCTTCATGTTCTCTTAGaaacattttgttttcttgttctcTCATCTTCAAATGTGACAAAGGGTCTAAggtatgatgaggatgataatgagaaaacaaaagagaggTAGTTAAGTCAATACGATATAATCTTCCCCAAACTCCTACCTTTTGAGtcttttgatttaaaaaaagaaaaataatccaACATATTGTCCAAAATATAACAGGACTAAGTTGATTGGATTTGGGCTTTTGAGTCCGAAGTTAGGAGTGTCAGCATTTAGCAGGGATTGAGAGGTCTCTTCACTTCTTCCTTAGCGCGTTTTTAGCGCAAGGGGCCAGCCCGGACAGGAAGGGGCCGAGGCCCGTGAAGCCCTTCTAGTGCGGAAAAGCAGGCTGGGCAACAAGTTGGGGTCACCAACCCGACTGGTGACGTCATAGAGTTGGTGACGTGCTAGTGACGTCATAGCTAACGCCAAGTTGACGTTAGcccaagattttttttattttttttatttttataaccaTTAACGTGTGACGTAAAAAGAATATGTGCATTATAGTCAGAACTTAGCTAAGGTCAGCATTGTTTATTGATTGGTTTTTGTGAAGTTGTGTCAAACCATGAATTCTTGGTTTTAATTACATGCCAAAGTTgtctctttatttcttttggccGGTTAATATATCTATGTACCCTTTATACTTTGTTTAATCTTCTATCAAAACGCATGCATTTGATTTCGGAATGACTTTTTACAGTTCTCCTAGAAGAATAGCattgctaggttttttttgtgaagttgtGTCGGAACATAGACTTCCTGGAACTGAATTTAGCCATATGACATCTCATGAGCCTTCATAGGCTCAAACTTTGGCTTGGGCGGGAAGGAACCAGATGCCGCAGTTTTAAGTGTGCTGACTATGACCCTTCAAACATTGGAAGAGTTGCTCTGCGGAGTGGGCAATGGTGATCAGGTATAGATAGCTAACCAGCATAAAGtccatatttttattgttatttgaTACAAGTCCTTCCGGTCATCAACCCTTGTATTTGTCTCAACACAGGAAGAAGCACCTTGAAGACCTCTTATAAATAATGTAAGCACTTTGATGATATAAAGCATCAACTGGATATCAAAATGAACCTGTCACTCAGGAGCATAGTCTAAAATGAAacacaaatataaatatgaatgCACCTCAAACAAAATGTTccaataaaaaggaaattctTACAAGATGTCAAGTCTAATCAAGTTACAAAAATACCTAGAACCTTTGCAGTGCCACACGCATCCTCCGAATACTCAAAACTATAATTGGCTATAACAAATGCATTACTCAAGACAAACTCTCCAAGGTATCACagacaaaaatcaaaaccttTCTGCCAATCTGGCAGTAACTGCTCTTAATTTTGAATATACTTTTCCAGCAGGGGACCCTAAGATAAGGCTGCAAAGAGAATCCCTTGCAACTTTAATATTTGCAAAAGAGCCCAGTATGTGAATCTTGGTATCAGCAATCACAATCCTCGTCTTTGTAGCATTCTCGATGGCAAACTTTGTTTTACCACCTTTACCGGACAGTCTTCCTATAGCACGAGACAAGTGCTCCCCACGAAGTGTTTTAACATCCTTGATCTCAAAAGACTCCACATACAGCTCATCCATACGCAAAAGGGCAATTGCATCTATCACATCAAACCCCAGCATGAAAGCCTGAACAAAATCAGAGCACTTCTGTAGATTACTCACGTCAGGTGTGTCAGCTCTACTCTTTAACTCAACTTTGCGACCCTTGAGATTCATACGAATGTCTATCTTCATCTGCTCGTAAACTGGGGTGTATATTTCCATCCATACTTTCTTGAGAGGCGAATATCGATGTGGCGGAACAGAGACTTTCCGGAACTGGACTCGACCATCTGACATCTCATGAGCCTTCAAAGGCTCAAAACTTGGCTTTGGTGGCAAAGCCGCAGATGCTGAACTTGGTTTAGATGGAACTGGTTCGACTTCCATGGAAACAGGAGCTTCATTGGACTGCATTTTTAACTGATCTGACTTTTGGAAccttcaaatattaatcaaaatttgtTCAAATCGGAGCATAAAATCAGAAATCGTGTTTACCAATCCctaaaaaatacatatgttCTCACAATAAACATCTACTCTAATTCTAATTAAGCATTatatcaataaaaatatacaacACAATACAAACTATCCCTGCCTTGTCTGAGAGAACTGAAACAGAGCTGTTCTCACCATTACAACCTCAACTGAAATATCCACAGCCTAAGATGCAATCATAAACTACACTTTAAATTTCACAAAGTGCTTCAATAAACCCTGCTTTAAATTTACTccaaataaaaggaaaattaaattcCGTTTCAAGTGACAAAAATTTCCCAATTTAATCATAGGTGCCTGAAAAAATCTTATCGAACTCGAAAATAGAACAAGCATCAAAATTGGCAGAGACCCAAATgaaaaacacacaaatttcTGTAAAATTCAACAAAGATACAAAGATCAACTGCTTTTTCAACATACCCACAAAAACTTAGGTCACGAATACTCTAATTTTACTACGCTTAAGAAATGTTGGAGAAAAAATTAAACCTTTATGATAAAAAAGAGAGTACCTGGGGCGTAATGTAAGCAAATTTTGACCTCCTCTTTTCCTCTGCGTATTCGTCTCGTCTATATGTGAGAGAGAGGGGCAcgaaagaggaagagagggaTAGCTAGAGTTTTgcttttattaaaaacaaatgagaTGGAGTTTAAAGAGAGTTGagtcttatttatttttagtaagATTGGGccttatttgtttttagtaaGATTGGGCCTTATTTGTTGTTACATAAAAGtgaattgttcaaaaaaaaaaaagataaagtaTTATCCAAGAAGAAATATAAGGTTGGAATTAAAAATGTTACCTTTCCCAATCCACCCATGCCTTaggtttccttttcttcatcCCTCTCCTCAATTTCTCTCCTCTACTACTACAACATTTATATATGATATGAGCAGAATAAAGGGTTGAAAAGAATTTGGACATTGAGGGTTTGGTGTATTCCCCTGTTTATGGGAAGGGGTGCATTGGCAAGGAATGAAAGCTACCGCAATGTCCAGAGAGGAAGGTGGATTGGAATGAAAAAGTTATAACAAATTCTTAGACCTTGAGAAAAAGAGGCATATATACAATAACATATCCCACTACTAGTGTGTGTCACTCCGTGGAATCAAGATATATTAACTCGATGTACAATATTCGTGTttgagagaggagagagagtagaCACATTATATGTATGtgtttgaaagagaaaaaatgggATAGAGGTTAAAAGAGTAAGGCAAGTTTAAAACAAATAGGATGAAATTACCATAATGTTCTTAGATGCGGTCAATCAATCATTAAAATTGCTTACTAACAGGGTCTAACCTAGCCTTAATCATTAGTAACCAAAGAACAAGAAACTAAAATATTCATAATCTTATTATTTGTAAGTTAAGGCCATCTCCAATTTCTCAAATTCTTATATTCGGTTCCAAAAATATCGAGTCCTAAATCTTATTGTATTTAGACCCGAATTTCGAATTTCAATCTTAGCATATTGAAGATGTTGTCACATCCTTATTTTTATGTGCCAGCCAATTTCCTCCTACTTTTATGTGCACATTTGTTAAACATACCAGTGTTTTGAGGATATAAATATGCACATAAAAGTATTATTAGGGGAACTAATTTGAAGACGCAACCTTTTTGAATATAAGGATAACATTTTTAATCACTTCAACTAATATAAGATTAggacttgtttttttaattatatttgcaTTACAATTGTTATTTGGCCATAAAACTAGACAATCGAGTGATTCATTACATATATCATCACGCAACTAAAGATCACAATCAGCCCTAGTAAGAGTCCCATTAACAGCCATATGGACTGCAAAATTTGCATCAACGTGTTACGTGGCCGCATTAATTATCATTTACTGACCATGTCTAAATCTGCCTGGCAATTGCTTGTGAAAAGGCCAAGCGTGTTGTGACATGAATTCCAACTAGGATCTGAGCTGTTTTTATGCATTATCCCAGTTGCGCCGCGTATACATTTCTGAATTCTTTATGATAAGTTGGCTGCAATTTTGAGTTTCCACGTCAGATCCACGTATTTCCAGCTGAAGCCTACGTTGTATCCTACGATCAAATTCAGAGCCCTTACCTACCAAGACTGAGCTGTCCTCAAGTTATTGGGGTACAAATTAGTGACATTCTATCCAGCCATTCATCACATGCCGCGTGGTAGGATTCATGTGACGTTGAGCTCATTGGATAACTTGCCTATTCTCTTTCTctcagaatttttttgttgttgaatttGGACCCTTCAACGTTAAAAACCGCCACTTTTGCATGCGCCGCCGGGAAGTCACATAATTGGTCACTCGAGTAGATATTTTTCCACAAATAAATCCAGTGCTTCTCGTGTGCATTGACGTGGATCAATACCAATCACAACCGTTGGTCAATCTGCAGGCCCACTCCAACTTTTCTGATCAACCACATCCCCAGAAATGGCGAAACCCAATTGATCTCTTGAAACCATCACTCAAATTCACATGCAGCATAACTGTGCGTGCACCTTAAATCATTATATgacaaaaaaattctgattcAGCAGGAGGGTGGCCCCCACCCATACATCTGACGGCTAATAATCAAAGAGTGGCTAATTGGCAAGTGGGTTCACATGCATTCCATGTAATTACGGTCCAAAAAAGGACTAACTTTATGTCTgtcaaaaaaatggaaaagttaTCCAATAATACAACTCcatcaatttttcttcttcttattttatagggataaattgttttaaattgatataaTTTGCAGAGATAAGATTCGACATTGGATGCAAAGGgagtggttttttttaattttttataaacgtttaaattattttaaattgatctAATCAGCGTAGAATGAGATTCGAACTTAATCACAAAGATTACCTGAAGTGGCTAAATGGAAAAGTGATCCAATAATACAACTCTATGATTAAAAATGCGACAGACATCATGTTACAGCAACGCATACCAGATATAAATTAAGGGATGTACTCCCCCGCCAACaaagatatttttgtttgcgTGGGACACTACAATCGAGGAGGGGCTTTTCCCGGTTTCCACGGAGTCCCTAGAttgcaaaattcaaatttgcaCAACTCCTTTTCAGTTAAACACGACAGTTTCTTCCCG comes from Prunus dulcis chromosome 6, ALMONDv2, whole genome shotgun sequence and encodes:
- the LOC117632900 gene encoding RNA-binding protein pno1-like produces the protein MQSNEAPVSMEVEPVPSKPSSASAALPPKPSFEPLKAHEMSDGRVQFRKVSVPPHRYSPLKKVWMEIYTPVYEQMKIDIRMNLKGRKVELKSRADTPDVSNLQKCSDFVQAFMLGFDVIDAIALLRMDELYVESFEIKDVKTLRGEHLSRAIGRLSGKGGKTKFAIENATKTRIVIADTKIHILGSFANIKVARDSLCSLILGSPAGKVYSKLRAVTARLAERF